A portion of the Pseudopipra pipra isolate bDixPip1 chromosome 1, bDixPip1.hap1, whole genome shotgun sequence genome contains these proteins:
- the LOC135421391 gene encoding probable G-protein coupled receptor 141, with translation MYKEDFRNMTEETGNSSDSSSAFIHTSTMNTILITVYSVAFVGGGIGSITMSFVLFSMNTLSVTTTAIINLVVVHSLLLFTMPFRIHYYVNKKWVFKMPFCKMVSAMVHIHMYLTFLFYVITLVIRWLIFFQWKDKVEFYRKLHAVAASAAVWVIVIIFVVPVFHFRYGHSGSYNDTTCFKFHKELQRESVKALNYILIVAVACISCVLLCLQIFILVKVARKLSTSFWSHQEFWAQVKNLIFIWVIIICFLPYHLFRAYYVQHIRDFGQLESYNEVFLSLTALSCLDLLSFVLSGSRLFKQKVGMLSSRLHCC, from the coding sequence ATGTACAAGGAAGACTTCAGGAACATGACTGAAGAGACTGGGAACAGCAGTGACTCCTCCTCAGCCTTCATTCACACCAGCACCATGAATACCATACTGATTACTGTCTACTCAGTTGCCTTTGTTGGAGGTGGAATTGGGTCCATCACAATGTCATTTGTGCTGTTCAGTATGAACACTCTGTCTGTGACCACTACTGCCATCATTAACCTGGTTGTTGTGCATAGCCTCCTCCTCTTCACGATGCCCTTCCGCATCCACTATTATGTCAACAAGAAGTGGGTATTCAAGATGCCATTTTGCAAAATGGTGAGTGCAATGGTGCACATCCACATGTACCTGACCTTCCTATTTTATGTGATCACGCTGGTGATCCGGTGGCTGATCTTCTTTCAATGGAAGGACAAAGTAGAGTTTTATAGGAAGCTGCACGCAGTTGCGGCAAGTGCTGCCGTGTGGGTCATCGTCATCATCTTTGTGGTGCCCGTTTTTCACTTCCGGTACGGACACTCAGGCTCATACAATGATACAACGTGCTTCAAGTTCCACAAAGAACTACAACGGGAGAGCGTGAAAGCCCTAAACTACATCCTAATTGTAGCTGTTGCCTGCATTTCTTGTGTTCTCTTATGCCTGCAGATTTTTATCCTGGTAAAAGTGGCAAGAAAACTTTCCACCTCTTTCTGGTCACACCAAGAGTTCTGGGCCCAGGTGAAAAACTTGATTTTCATCTGGGTTATCATAATTTGCTTCCTTCCCTATCACCTCTTTAGGGCCTACTACGTACAACATATTAGGGATTTTGGCCAGTTAGAAAGCTACAATGAGGTTTTTTTGAGCCTGACTGCCCTGAGCTGTCTGGACCTGCTGTCATTTGTGCTGAGTGGAAGCCGCTTGTTCAAGCAAAAGGTAGGGATGCTCAGCAGCAGGTTGCATTGCTGCTAG